The proteins below come from a single Arthrobacter sp. zg-Y1171 genomic window:
- a CDS encoding DUF5996 family protein, producing the protein MDKNFLNYPDWQATADTLHLYLQVAGKVKLERSYPEPEWGHVRMPLTVQGIGTGIMPGPDTNFEIYFNLRQHHVDVQNSNYIRTRIELTDGLSVADFYRQLMGALEFIEAPTVINTDPQEFYDPVPFDADTKHSTYDKHAVELFLDNLHFAHRSLGQFLGPVRGKVFAPSYWFGTMDLSGTIFSGQSEPYPGNGVIAVNCFDERFCEFGFWPGDPSSTEPAFYVMPYPFLSNIGSYGTMLAPAKAEFLTRSSEFILTLKDAFSYDDPQQAVVDFCRTSFDIVQRLDPWDDIDWITEPLAY; encoded by the coding sequence ATGGACAAGAACTTCCTGAACTACCCGGACTGGCAGGCCACCGCCGACACCCTGCACCTCTACCTGCAGGTGGCGGGCAAGGTGAAACTGGAGCGCAGCTACCCAGAACCGGAATGGGGCCACGTACGGATGCCCCTCACCGTCCAGGGCATCGGGACCGGCATCATGCCGGGACCCGATACGAACTTCGAGATTTACTTCAACCTGCGCCAGCATCATGTGGACGTGCAGAACAGCAACTACATCCGCACCCGGATTGAACTCACCGACGGCCTCAGCGTGGCGGACTTCTACCGTCAACTGATGGGGGCGCTGGAATTCATCGAGGCGCCCACGGTCATCAACACCGACCCGCAGGAATTCTACGATCCTGTGCCTTTCGACGCCGATACCAAGCACTCCACTTATGACAAGCACGCGGTGGAACTTTTCCTGGACAACCTGCACTTTGCCCACCGAAGCCTTGGGCAGTTCCTCGGGCCGGTGCGCGGAAAGGTCTTCGCACCGTCGTACTGGTTCGGCACCATGGACCTTTCCGGAACCATCTTCAGCGGACAGTCGGAGCCCTACCCCGGAAACGGCGTGATCGCCGTGAACTGCTTTGATGAACGGTTCTGCGAGTTCGGCTTCTGGCCCGGCGACCCGTCCTCCACCGAACCCGCGTTTTACGTGATGCCTTATCCGTTCCTCTCCAACATCGGCAGCTACGGGACCATGCTGGCTCCGGCCAAGGCAGAATTCCTCACTCGGTCCAGCGAGTTCATCCTCACGCTCAAGGACGCCTTCAGTTATGACGATCCGCAGCAGGCCGTGGTGGACTTCTGCCGAACGAGCTTCGACATAGTGCAACGGCTGGATCCGTGGGACGACATCGACTGGATCACCGAACCGCTGGCCTACTGA